The following proteins are encoded in a genomic region of Candidatus Zixiibacteriota bacterium:
- the rodA gene encoding rod shape-determining protein RodA has product MLNYRDLDWRVIGAALLLSLIGVLLIMSAQHHAESVYRQNFYLRQLLWLVLALVGFMVVVHLPLRLFDVSAYLFYGITLGLLVLVLVIGSSRMGATRWFSFGPINLAPSDVAKLAVVLALSRFFAYTKLPPESKRRLALSAILTLLPVMLILKQPDLGTSLVFWIILFVLWFWSGLSPVYLVLILSPLASLVAASHWLAWALYFVVLLVFLFLTRPGLLFSVMAVVANLAFGIITPFIWNRMADYQKLRILTFLDPGRDPRGAGYQIIQSKIAIGSGGIWGKGLLSGSQTRLDFLPERHTDFVFSVLGEEFGLWGALIVIILFGIIFYRAVRIAARCRSRFAAGVTMGAAAVLLFQFFVNVGMTLGFMPVTGLALPFLSYGGTSLMLTWTLIGLIVSADYRWQEY; this is encoded by the coding sequence ATGCTGAACTATCGCGATCTTGACTGGCGGGTGATCGGCGCCGCCTTGTTATTGTCACTTATCGGTGTGCTTTTGATCATGTCGGCCCAGCATCATGCCGAGTCTGTTTACCGCCAGAATTTCTACCTGCGCCAATTGCTATGGCTGGTGCTGGCCTTGGTTGGGTTCATGGTAGTAGTACACCTGCCGCTTAGGCTCTTTGATGTCAGTGCTTACTTGTTCTATGGAATAACTCTGGGTTTGTTGGTTCTGGTTTTGGTGATCGGCAGTTCGCGGATGGGTGCAACGCGATGGTTCTCATTCGGCCCCATAAACCTGGCGCCGTCCGATGTAGCCAAGCTGGCCGTAGTGTTGGCGCTGTCACGGTTTTTCGCATACACCAAGTTACCGCCCGAGTCCAAACGGAGGTTGGCCCTTTCGGCCATCCTGACTCTGCTGCCGGTGATGTTGATACTAAAACAGCCGGACCTGGGCACTTCGCTGGTGTTTTGGATCATCCTTTTCGTGTTGTGGTTTTGGTCCGGACTCTCGCCGGTCTATTTGGTGTTGATCCTGTCTCCACTGGCATCTCTGGTGGCCGCCTCGCACTGGCTGGCCTGGGCGTTGTATTTTGTCGTGCTGTTGGTTTTTCTGTTTTTGACGCGACCCGGGTTGCTCTTCAGTGTCATGGCGGTGGTGGCCAATCTTGCCTTTGGGATAATTACGCCATTTATCTGGAATCGTATGGCCGACTACCAAAAGTTGCGCATCCTGACTTTTCTTGATCCCGGTCGTGATCCTCGTGGCGCCGGGTATCAGATTATCCAGTCCAAAATCGCCATTGGGTCCGGCGGTATCTGGGGCAAGGGGTTGTTGTCCGGCTCACAGACGCGGCTTGATTTTCTGCCCGAACGTCACACCGATTTTGTCTTCAGTGTCCTCGGGGAGGAGTTCGGTCTGTGGGGCGCTCTGATTGTGATCATCTTGTTCGGCATAATCTTCTATCGTGCTGTCCGAATTGCCGCCCGATGTCGTTCACGGTTTGCCGCCGGCGTTACCATGGGTGCGGCCGCTGTTTTGTTGTTTCAGTTCTTTGTCAATGTCGGAATGACGCTTGGCTTCATGCCCGTCACCGGACTGGCCCTGCCGTTTCTTAGTTATGGCGGCACATCGCTGATGTTGACCTGGACGTTGATCGGATTGATCGTATCGGCGGACTACCGTTGGCAGGAATACTAA
- the mrdA gene encoding penicillin-binding protein 2 — MQRSTLSIQYREKAGLLIALIVLLITIGGLVKLQIAEHAELAEQSLNNRIRVQPLVAGRGTVYDREHRIIIDNRPSFTVSIVASESVRDTTVLNLADLIGLDTAEVLKRLRRNMVSRYQPAPIMRDVPFEMIAVIEEQGSRFPGVSIQMEEVRRYTTGLGSVCFTGYVGEVSEAERHRVDDVDYRLGSIIGKKGIEKRYDDLLRGREGTAYIEVTASGQSRGPYEGKAPVPALAGADLVLTIDNDVQRECVNVLDTFCCGAIVAMDPRSGDVLAMTSYPGFDANIFSTVIPESLWQSIMADSTHPLLNRPITGLYPPGSTTKLVTIGAGLEEGLISENSTLKPCYGGWQFGNRYFRCWAPAGHGTTNAAQALEQSCDVYLYQLGVKLGVDRLSHFFDLCGFGYVTGLGLPGEEDGLNPNSEYYDRRYGKNKWSRGLVLNNSIGQGEILVTPLQLTQFFCGLANDGVVYRPRLILKELHPDGRESRPPAKVARRLPFTASTSKILLEGLRLVVHGEHGTARGLKNDLYSLGGKTGTAENPHGENHSWFVGVAPLEAPEIVVCAIIENAGHGSDVAAPSVKKVIDVYMQKKLTRLVDSSPEAAEGD, encoded by the coding sequence ATGCAACGCTCCACCCTAAGCATTCAGTATCGTGAAAAGGCCGGCCTGTTGATCGCGCTGATCGTTCTGCTGATTACGATTGGCGGTTTGGTCAAACTGCAGATCGCCGAACACGCCGAACTGGCTGAACAGTCTCTCAACAATCGGATCAGAGTCCAGCCGCTGGTGGCCGGTCGAGGAACGGTGTACGATCGTGAGCATCGCATTATCATAGACAATCGACCATCGTTCACGGTATCAATAGTAGCCTCCGAATCAGTCCGCGATACAACCGTGCTCAATCTGGCCGACCTTATCGGTCTGGACACGGCCGAAGTACTCAAGCGGTTGCGTCGAAACATGGTCAGTCGCTACCAGCCGGCCCCGATAATGCGCGACGTGCCCTTTGAGATGATAGCCGTGATTGAGGAACAGGGGAGTCGTTTCCCCGGTGTCAGTATTCAGATGGAAGAGGTCAGGCGCTACACGACCGGGCTTGGGTCTGTCTGTTTCACCGGCTACGTGGGTGAAGTTTCCGAGGCGGAGCGGCATCGGGTCGACGATGTCGACTATCGGCTCGGTAGTATCATCGGCAAAAAAGGTATCGAGAAAAGGTATGACGACCTATTGCGCGGGCGTGAGGGAACGGCCTACATCGAAGTCACCGCCTCCGGCCAGAGTCGTGGCCCTTACGAAGGGAAAGCACCCGTCCCGGCGCTGGCCGGCGCCGACCTGGTGTTGACCATTGACAATGATGTCCAGAGGGAATGTGTCAACGTGCTCGATACTTTCTGCTGTGGCGCTATCGTGGCCATGGATCCGCGCAGTGGAGACGTGCTGGCCATGACTTCTTATCCCGGTTTCGATGCCAACATATTCTCGACCGTCATCCCGGAGAGCTTGTGGCAGAGTATTATGGCCGACAGCACCCATCCGCTGCTCAACCGGCCTATCACCGGCCTTTATCCGCCCGGTTCCACCACCAAACTGGTGACCATCGGGGCCGGTCTGGAGGAGGGCTTGATAAGCGAAAACTCTACCCTTAAACCGTGCTATGGTGGCTGGCAATTCGGCAATCGTTACTTCCGCTGTTGGGCGCCGGCCGGTCATGGCACGACCAATGCCGCCCAAGCTCTCGAACAGTCTTGCGATGTTTACTTGTACCAATTGGGAGTGAAGCTCGGCGTGGACAGGTTGAGCCACTTCTTCGATTTGTGTGGATTCGGTTATGTAACCGGTCTCGGATTGCCGGGCGAAGAGGACGGTCTCAATCCAAACAGTGAGTATTACGACCGACGGTACGGAAAGAACAAATGGAGCCGTGGACTGGTTTTGAACAACTCCATAGGACAAGGTGAGATCCTGGTCACACCGCTGCAACTGACTCAGTTTTTCTGCGGTCTGGCCAATGACGGCGTTGTATACCGCCCCCGTCTGATTCTTAAAGAACTCCATCCCGACGGACGAGAGTCCCGCCCACCGGCCAAAGTGGCCAGGCGGCTGCCGTTCACAGCTTCAACCTCGAAGATCCTTTTGGAAGGGTTGCGCCTGGTTGTGCATGGAGAACACGGTACCGCCCGCGGTTTGAAGAACGATCTTTACAGTTTGGGTGGAAAGACCGGCACGGCCGAGAACCCACACGGTGAGAACCACTCGTGGTTTGTCGGCGTGGCGCCGCTTGAAGCCCCCGAGATCGTTGTCTGCGCCATTATCGAAAACGCCGGCCATGGTTCGGATGTCGCGGCGCCGTCGGTGAAGAAAGTAATCGACGTTTACATGCAGAAAAAACTCACCCGGCTGGTCGATTCGAGTCCTGAAGCGGCGGAGGGTGATTGA
- the mreC gene encoding rod shape-determining protein MreC — translation MLNRRSGLSYKSWRAVNLGVILSLVIILVVGLPGFNKLICQAVLDATHLPFQKVSSTVLDLDGVNEQNRLLRDSLASARLQVGALSEAGRENVRLRSVLGFEPPPGYRLLPARVVSVTGGQLPISAAINKGYIDSVLINQPVINQVGLVGRVQQVMPGYAKIQCLTDPLNRVAGRVATSREMGIVRYLPTEGMVLSNFPNQGAIAVGDTILSSGFGGIYPPGLKVGVVTSVERPQNMPYSMVTLEPVVNFRTIEELFILLPENP, via the coding sequence ATGCTAAACAGGAGATCCGGTCTTTCCTATAAGAGTTGGCGTGCCGTTAATCTCGGTGTTATCCTGTCCCTGGTAATCATCCTGGTTGTCGGCTTGCCCGGTTTTAATAAACTCATCTGTCAGGCCGTTCTGGACGCCACTCACCTTCCCTTTCAAAAAGTAAGCTCGACCGTTCTGGATTTGGACGGTGTGAACGAACAAAACCGCCTGCTTCGGGATTCATTGGCCTCGGCTCGCCTGCAGGTAGGCGCGCTTTCAGAGGCCGGTCGCGAAAACGTTCGACTGCGTTCGGTCCTGGGCTTCGAACCGCCACCCGGCTATCGGCTCCTGCCGGCTCGCGTTGTGTCCGTTACCGGTGGCCAGCTACCTATCTCGGCAGCCATTAACAAGGGGTACATCGATTCCGTACTGATCAATCAACCGGTCATCAATCAGGTCGGGCTGGTCGGACGGGTGCAGCAAGTTATGCCGGGTTATGCCAAAATACAGTGTCTGACCGATCCGCTCAACCGCGTGGCCGGTCGCGTCGCAACCAGCCGGGAAATGGGAATTGTGCGCTATCTGCCCACAGAGGGCATGGTCCTTTCGAATTTTCCAAACCAGGGCGCCATTGCCGTCGGTGACACCATATTGTCTTCCGGTTTCGGTGGTATCTATCCGCCCGGGTTGAAGGTGGGTGTGGTGACATCGGTTGAGCGACCGCAAAACATGCCGTACTCGATGGTCACGCTTGAGCCGGTGGTCAATTTCCGCACCATTGAGGAGCTCTTTATTCTCTTACCGGAGAACCCATGA
- a CDS encoding PTS sugar transporter subunit IIA translates to MKLSKFCDETLVNFGLKTTEKDGVIEELVELVSHSNMVKDSDQLLKDIKERENLVTTGVGYGVAFPHAKTRSVKGIVIAFGRCDDGVDFDAMDHKPVKLFFLIAAPEDAIGAHLNVMARLSYLMKPEENRKKLLEAASPGDVLALMDAVD, encoded by the coding sequence ATGAAACTATCTAAATTCTGCGATGAAACCCTGGTCAATTTCGGGCTCAAGACCACCGAAAAGGACGGAGTGATTGAGGAGTTGGTCGAACTCGTGAGTCATTCCAATATGGTCAAAGACTCAGACCAACTTCTTAAGGACATCAAAGAACGTGAGAACCTGGTGACAACAGGTGTTGGATACGGTGTTGCCTTCCCGCATGCCAAGACAAGGTCGGTGAAGGGGATCGTAATCGCTTTCGGGCGCTGTGACGATGGTGTCGACTTCGACGCCATGGACCACAAGCCGGTAAAGCTGTTCTTTCTGATCGCTGCGCCGGAGGATGCTATCGGCGCCCATCTGAACGTGATGGCTCGTTTGTCGTATCTGATGAAACCTGAAGAAAACCGCAAGAAACTTCTGGAGGCTGCCTCACCCGGCGACGTCCTGGCCCTTATGGATGCTGTCGACTGA
- a CDS encoding Trm112 family protein: MALSNQLLEKLACPKCKGKLNYLEVENQLLCESCRLSYRITDDIPVLLIDEAEKYE, encoded by the coding sequence ATGGCTTTGTCAAACCAATTGCTGGAAAAACTGGCTTGTCCCAAATGCAAGGGCAAACTGAATTATCTCGAAGTGGAAAACCAATTGCTCTGTGAGAGCTGCAGGTTGTCATACCGTATCACCGACGACATACCGGTGCTGCTGATTGATGAAGCCGAGAAATATGAATAA
- a CDS encoding acetyl-CoA carboxylase carboxyltransferase subunit alpha, which translates to MVDRPYLEFERPLVELEKKISDMRDFSVGESIELDGEIVGLEKKLARLREDIYTRLTRWQRVQLSRHPKRPYTLDYIEMMTTDFVELHGDRGYADDRAMIGGFAQLDDMPVMIVGQQKGRDTKQKLMRNFGMAHPEGYRKALRLFRLAEKFDVPIIVLIDTPGAFPGIGAEERGQAEAIAHNIKEMSRLKVPIVIVIIGEGASGGALGVGVGDTVLMLEYAWYSVISPEGCAAILWRDAAKASEAAEALKVTSDDVMRLQVIDRVVAEPTGGAHRDPAATAQTLKKEILTALAELRAKSVSELLDDRLAKYRKMGEFEER; encoded by the coding sequence ATGGTCGACAGACCCTATTTGGAATTTGAACGCCCCCTGGTCGAGTTGGAAAAGAAGATCTCCGACATGCGCGATTTCTCTGTTGGGGAGAGTATCGAGCTTGACGGCGAGATTGTCGGTCTGGAGAAAAAACTGGCCCGCTTGCGCGAGGACATCTACACTCGTCTTACGCGGTGGCAAAGGGTGCAGTTGTCGCGTCATCCCAAACGTCCCTATACACTCGACTACATCGAGATGATGACCACCGACTTCGTGGAACTCCACGGCGATCGTGGATATGCCGATGATCGCGCCATGATCGGCGGATTCGCTCAGCTTGACGATATGCCGGTGATGATCGTGGGTCAACAGAAGGGTCGTGACACCAAACAGAAGTTGATGCGCAACTTCGGCATGGCCCATCCAGAAGGCTACCGCAAGGCGCTTCGTTTATTCCGGCTGGCCGAGAAGTTCGACGTCCCGATCATCGTGCTGATCGACACGCCCGGTGCTTTTCCCGGGATTGGCGCTGAGGAGCGCGGTCAGGCGGAGGCTATCGCCCATAACATCAAGGAGATGTCCCGCCTCAAAGTACCGATTGTTATTGTCATAATCGGCGAAGGTGCATCCGGTGGGGCGCTCGGTGTGGGCGTCGGCGACACTGTCTTGATGCTTGAGTACGCTTGGTATTCGGTGATATCGCCCGAGGGCTGTGCCGCCATTCTCTGGCGCGATGCCGCCAAGGCCTCGGAGGCGGCCGAGGCGCTGAAAGTAACTTCCGATGATGTAATGCGACTGCAAGTGATTGACCGGGTAGTGGCCGAGCCAACGGGAGGAGCCCATCGTGATCCCGCAGCTACCGCCCAAACGTTAAAGAAGGAGATCCTGACCGCCCTGGCGGAACTTAGAGCCAAATCTGTATCTGAGCTATTGGATGATCGGCTGGCCAAGTACCGCAAGATGGGTGAGTTTGAGGAACGTTGA
- a CDS encoding undecaprenyl/decaprenyl-phosphate alpha-N-acetylglucosaminyl 1-phosphate transferase: MPFDLILVVGVTSLAITAISLPVLIRLGHRHELLDRPGKHKRHKRPVPYLGGVALFFAVWLALLVCGLVFPEWSPGASSSLFYVFLGAMVITLVGLADDLSPLSAHVKLAAQILVGLMLYAAGISVEFLTTPYGSVDVGAASLLITVLWVVVMTNALNLIDGLDGLAGGVALIAAITLLVIGRLLDSGWGVLFMPGLIGFLAGFLVYNRYPARVFLGDSGSMQLGYYFAVFSLLAPLKSFTASALYLPLLALGVPILETAASFLRRMLSGRNVMQADRRHLFHYLSLAGLSPRKVVLVFYGLGVVFSGFALGMFLWNRVIVLAVLAVFMVVILVSFFILVTGLVARRRRNRRSANGTVENDRT, from the coding sequence ATGCCGTTTGACTTGATTTTGGTGGTAGGAGTTACGTCGCTGGCCATCACGGCCATTAGTTTACCGGTGTTGATTCGATTGGGTCATCGCCATGAACTGCTGGATCGACCGGGAAAACACAAACGCCACAAGCGGCCGGTGCCGTATCTCGGCGGCGTGGCTTTGTTCTTTGCCGTTTGGTTGGCTTTGCTGGTGTGCGGGCTGGTTTTTCCAGAATGGTCCCCCGGCGCCTCCTCGTCGCTTTTCTACGTCTTTTTGGGCGCCATGGTCATAACCTTGGTGGGTTTGGCTGATGACCTTTCGCCTCTTTCGGCACATGTCAAACTGGCCGCGCAGATTTTGGTCGGGCTCATGCTTTACGCGGCCGGGATCAGTGTGGAGTTTCTTACCACCCCGTATGGTTCCGTCGATGTTGGCGCGGCCTCACTTTTGATAACCGTTCTCTGGGTGGTGGTCATGACCAATGCGCTGAACCTGATCGACGGTCTCGACGGCCTGGCCGGTGGTGTAGCCCTGATCGCTGCGATCACCCTTCTGGTCATCGGTCGGCTGCTCGACTCAGGCTGGGGGGTGTTGTTTATGCCAGGTCTGATCGGCTTTCTGGCCGGGTTTCTCGTTTACAATCGTTATCCTGCCCGGGTTTTCCTGGGAGACTCAGGCTCCATGCAGTTGGGCTACTACTTTGCCGTTTTTAGTTTGTTGGCGCCTTTGAAGTCGTTCACGGCGTCGGCTTTGTATCTTCCCCTATTGGCTTTGGGTGTACCGATCCTGGAAACAGCGGCTTCGTTTTTACGCCGGATGCTGAGCGGTCGAAACGTCATGCAGGCTGACCGCCGCCACCTTTTTCACTACCTGTCCCTGGCCGGACTTTCGCCCCGAAAAGTGGTGTTGGTCTTCTATGGGCTGGGCGTTGTATTCTCAGGCTTTGCCCTTGGTATGTTCTTGTGGAACCGGGTGATTGTCCTGGCCGTTTTGGCCGTTTTTATGGTTGTTATTCTGGTGTCATTCTTTATTTTAGTGACCGGTTTGGTCGCTCGTCGACGTCGCAATCGACGCTCGGCCAATGGAACCGTCGAAAACGACAGAACATAG
- a CDS encoding glycosyltransferase family 2 protein, protein MVKNKVSIVIVTHNSAPALTGCLASLHHAIEGIESELVVIDNGSDDDSPEQIKHQFPHAKVVVNVKNRGFAAACNQALRETDGEFLLFLNPDVRLDSDCIECLRSVIQNDHKAGAVVPRMRNVDDSFQATCRRFPTIYNMAFSRGSILARSFGNSHIYTLGDFRETTVVDAVAATVLMIRRSLHDRVGGFDERFFMYMEDTDLCLRLKSLGYRNYFVPGAGSVHDWGHGSNAGGSVRACRHHLSVWRYFLKHLPNGFSLLVLPMILVLNLLVVLATLLFRRGRG, encoded by the coding sequence TTGGTCAAAAACAAAGTCTCCATTGTCATCGTAACTCACAATTCCGCACCCGCTCTTACGGGTTGTCTGGCCTCTCTTCATCACGCAATTGAAGGTATCGAATCCGAGTTGGTCGTGATCGACAATGGGTCCGACGATGATTCCCCTGAACAGATAAAACACCAGTTTCCCCACGCGAAGGTTGTTGTCAATGTCAAGAACCGAGGTTTCGCGGCCGCATGCAATCAGGCCCTCAGGGAAACCGATGGGGAGTTTTTGCTGTTTCTCAATCCCGATGTCCGACTGGATTCGGACTGTATTGAATGTCTGAGATCGGTCATCCAAAACGATCACAAAGCGGGGGCGGTAGTACCCAGGATGCGAAACGTCGACGACAGCTTTCAGGCCACATGCCGACGTTTTCCAACGATATACAACATGGCTTTTTCACGTGGTTCCATCTTGGCCAGATCGTTTGGCAACTCACATATCTACACCCTTGGGGATTTTCGCGAGACAACGGTTGTAGATGCAGTGGCCGCGACCGTGTTGATGATCAGGCGATCGCTTCACGACCGCGTGGGTGGTTTCGACGAACGGTTTTTCATGTACATGGAAGACACCGATCTGTGTTTGCGCCTGAAGTCGCTGGGCTATCGAAACTACTTTGTGCCCGGGGCGGGCTCTGTTCATGACTGGGGCCACGGTAGTAACGCGGGTGGTTCGGTGCGTGCCTGTCGTCATCATCTTTCGGTGTGGCGGTATTTTCTAAAGCATTTGCCCAACGGGTTTTCACTGTTGGTGTTGCCGATGATCCTGGTATTGAATCTCCTGGTCGTGCTTGCCACTTTGCTTTTCAGGCGGGGGAGGGGGTAA
- a CDS encoding polyprenol monophosphomannose synthase yields MSQPQRALIIFPTYNEADNIEKIVHAVLPLDPRIHVLIVDDNSPDGTGQIADRLVAEDENVNVLHREKKEGLGRAYLAGFRWAIERKYDFIFEMDADFSHGPEYIRDFLKEIQEHDLVLGSRYISGVNVINWPMSRLLLSYGANVYTRIITGLPLRDATGGFKCFRREVLEALDLDAVTASGYSFQIEMSMRVWKKGFSIKEIPIIFVDRTAGESKMSKKIMREAIWMVWLLRLKSMFGKLG; encoded by the coding sequence ATGAGTCAACCTCAACGCGCTCTGATAATATTCCCTACCTACAACGAAGCCGACAATATCGAGAAGATAGTCCATGCGGTTTTGCCTTTGGACCCGCGCATACATGTCTTGATAGTCGACGACAATTCCCCCGATGGGACCGGCCAGATCGCCGACCGACTGGTAGCGGAGGACGAAAACGTCAATGTGCTGCATCGTGAGAAGAAAGAGGGACTGGGGCGGGCCTATCTGGCCGGGTTCCGGTGGGCTATCGAACGAAAGTACGACTTTATCTTTGAGATGGATGCCGATTTCTCGCACGGTCCGGAGTACATCAGGGACTTTCTGAAAGAGATTCAGGAGCACGACCTGGTTCTCGGCTCCCGCTACATCTCCGGAGTCAATGTGATCAACTGGCCGATGTCGCGCCTGCTGTTGTCTTACGGCGCCAATGTCTACACTCGCATTATAACCGGTCTGCCCCTGAGAGATGCCACCGGCGGGTTCAAGTGTTTTCGTAGGGAGGTTCTTGAAGCGTTGGACTTGGATGCCGTGACGGCTTCCGGCTATTCTTTCCAGATTGAAATGTCCATGCGGGTGTGGAAAAAGGGTTTCAGCATCAAGGAGATTCCAATAATTTTCGTCGATCGCACGGCCGGTGAATCCAAAATGTCGAAGAAAATCATGCGTGAGGCTATTTGGATGGTCTGGCTGTTGAGGTTGAAGTCGATGTTCGGCAAACTTGGCTAG
- a CDS encoding YfhO family protein yields the protein MAKKKRTKQPTQRVTSRSFDIENSPWFAPIAFGVIFIALLVLFGGFIFSDKMLFGSDTIQAGIFFRSYLVDHVAEHGSVPQWNPYIFCGMPYVEAFHGDIFYPLSALKFVGSIYRMLGLNLVIHIFLAGLFMYLTARRFRLSKVAALMSAVCYMFAGYLISFVAPGHDGKIFVTTLFPLVILFLELGFNNRGLKQFFMFSTLGMVLGVIILSPHPQMSYFTLWVVAFYALFRLIVMLRDKQALLSVLRPASLTAYAVVVGLLLSAIQFYPGYLYTSEFSPRADSKAGWEWATSWSMHEEEAMSLLIPEFAGTSSQNTRTAYWGKNYFKDNSEAVGVVTIFVAMIGLLFYRRKESWFFGGLAIFALVYALGATTPLFKLFYYLIPKVKALRAPSMIMFIFSFSAALLAGMGLEWLRDSRNRSSESKPFFNFNYWLLGLPALMLLLALIFSAGGKGALSAWCSVFYEDAPRQMVNQNMSKLDLAYVNLPAIQSGAWLAFLFSALASGAIWLFRSGRAGAGVLLVVVGVSVVDGVRFNQRFVDTVDPNQHWGPNPVADYLKNQPDHYRVMNFKAMPEDMLPYYGVEVVTGYHGNQLRWFDELLGGPGAKNQINPRLLNLSSAGYIVAPANQQMPDGYFGDKPVTAAAIFGSVQLYRNNNALPRVFLSDKYRLFDDRKEIYPLILQGSENLQDIVYLEKEPSLSITEDSTLADSAWIIDYQTDSVTVGVSCAANQLLVLTDNYFDAWHVSIDGKPTELLRSYGTFRAVALPAGTEQVQFWYNSERYATGKMMTTSTLIYLLLVSAAYFLFRRRKGQTKEEPLS from the coding sequence ATGGCTAAGAAGAAACGCACCAAACAACCAACTCAGCGAGTGACCAGCCGCTCATTCGATATCGAGAACTCCCCCTGGTTTGCGCCGATAGCTTTCGGCGTGATCTTTATCGCGTTGTTGGTCCTGTTCGGTGGGTTCATCTTTTCCGACAAGATGCTCTTCGGTTCCGATACGATTCAGGCAGGTATCTTCTTCAGGTCATATCTGGTCGACCATGTCGCCGAGCATGGAAGCGTGCCCCAGTGGAATCCGTATATCTTCTGCGGCATGCCGTATGTCGAGGCTTTTCACGGTGACATTTTTTATCCACTCTCGGCATTGAAATTCGTTGGGTCCATCTACCGTATGCTCGGTCTCAACCTGGTGATTCATATCTTCCTGGCCGGGCTGTTTATGTATCTTACGGCGCGGCGGTTCCGGCTATCGAAAGTCGCGGCTTTGATGTCCGCTGTCTGCTACATGTTCGCCGGCTATCTGATATCGTTCGTAGCTCCGGGCCATGACGGTAAGATATTCGTCACAACTCTCTTTCCGTTGGTCATCCTGTTTCTTGAGCTTGGGTTCAATAATAGGGGTTTGAAACAGTTTTTCATGTTCAGCACGCTCGGCATGGTGCTTGGGGTGATAATCTTGTCACCACACCCGCAGATGTCATACTTCACTCTCTGGGTGGTTGCGTTCTACGCGCTGTTCAGGTTGATTGTAATGCTGAGAGATAAGCAAGCCCTGCTTTCGGTCCTGCGTCCTGCCTCACTAACAGCCTACGCTGTGGTGGTTGGGCTGCTTCTTTCGGCCATTCAATTCTATCCCGGGTATCTTTACACATCTGAATTCTCACCGCGCGCCGATTCCAAAGCCGGTTGGGAGTGGGCGACCTCGTGGTCGATGCACGAAGAAGAGGCCATGTCTTTGCTAATCCCGGAGTTTGCCGGGACCTCCAGCCAGAACACCAGAACCGCCTACTGGGGGAAGAACTATTTCAAAGACAACTCCGAAGCGGTCGGGGTAGTCACTATCTTTGTGGCCATGATAGGTCTTCTGTTCTACCGACGGAAGGAGTCATGGTTTTTCGGCGGGTTGGCCATATTCGCTCTGGTGTATGCATTGGGTGCGACGACCCCGTTGTTCAAACTGTTCTACTATCTGATACCAAAAGTGAAAGCGCTTCGAGCGCCCTCAATGATAATGTTCATCTTTTCGTTTTCGGCTGCCCTCCTGGCCGGCATGGGTCTTGAGTGGTTGCGTGATTCACGCAACCGGTCGTCGGAGTCGAAACCGTTTTTCAATTTCAATTATTGGCTGCTTGGATTGCCCGCTTTGATGCTTCTGTTGGCTTTGATATTTTCAGCAGGCGGTAAGGGCGCCCTGAGTGCATGGTGTTCGGTTTTCTACGAGGATGCTCCCCGGCAAATGGTTAACCAGAACATGTCCAAGCTGGACCTGGCTTATGTTAATCTTCCGGCTATTCAGTCCGGTGCCTGGCTGGCCTTTTTGTTCTCGGCGCTGGCTTCAGGCGCTATCTGGTTGTTTCGCTCAGGACGGGCTGGCGCCGGCGTCTTGCTGGTGGTTGTCGGCGTCTCAGTCGTGGATGGTGTCCGTTTCAATCAACGCTTTGTCGATACTGTCGACCCCAACCAGCATTGGGGACCCAACCCGGTGGCCGACTACCTCAAAAATCAGCCCGACCATTACCGTGTCATGAATTTCAAAGCGATGCCCGAAGATATGTTGCCGTACTACGGTGTCGAAGTTGTGACCGGCTATCACGGCAACCAACTGCGTTGGTTCGATGAACTGCTGGGAGGACCGGGAGCAAAAAACCAGATCAACCCGCGTCTGTTGAACCTGTCCTCAGCCGGTTATATCGTAGCGCCGGCCAATCAGCAAATGCCGGATGGCTATTTCGGTGACAAACCGGTTACGGCGGCCGCCATTTTCGGATCGGTCCAGCTTTACAGAAACAACAACGCCCTGCCGCGCGTGTTTTTGTCGGACAAGTATCGTCTCTTTGATGATCGTAAGGAGATATATCCCCTGATTCTCCAAGGGAGTGAGAACCTTCAGGATATCGTGTATCTTGAAAAAGAACCATCGCTTTCGATTACCGAAGACAGCACTCTTGCCGACAGCGCCTGGATAATTGACTACCAAACAGACTCTGTGACGGTCGGCGTAAGCTGCGCGGCCAACCAGTTGCTGGTGCTGACCGACAACTATTTCGATGCCTGGCACGTCAGTATTGACGGCAAGCCCACTGAGTTGCTTCGGTCCTACGGCACTTTCCGCGCCGTGGCTCTGCCTGCGGGAACCGAGCAGGTGCAGTTTTGGTACAATTCTGAAAGATATGCAACCGGCAAGATGATGACCACTTCGACACTCATATACCTGCTGTTGGTATCTGCGGCCTATTTCCTTTTTCGCCGCCGAAAAGGACAAACAAAGGAAGAACCTCTTTCATGA